In Rhinolophus sinicus isolate RSC01 chromosome X, ASM3656204v1, whole genome shotgun sequence, a single genomic region encodes these proteins:
- the GPR34 gene encoding putative G-protein coupled receptor 34, giving the protein MRSRIITMTTTSVSSWPYSSQGARFITNHSIQSSHVSASNSTACSMDEKLLSSVLIAFYSVIFIVGLVGNIIALYVFLGIHRKRNSIQIYLLNVAIADLLLIFCLPFRIMYHINQNKWTLGVILCKVVGTLFYMNMYISIILLGFISLDRYIKINRSIQQRKAITTKQSIYVCCTVWTVALVGFLMMIILTLKNGGHNSTMCFHYRDKQDAKGEAIFNLILVVMFWLIFLLIILSYIKIGKNLLRISKRRSKFPNSGKYATTARNSFIVLIIFTICFVPYHAFRFVYISSQLNVPSCYWKEIVHKTNEIMLVFSSFNSCLDPVMYFLMSSNIRKIMCQLLSRRFQGESSRSESTSEFKPGYSLHEGPAAAKIQATS; this is encoded by the coding sequence ATGAGAAGTCGTATCATAACGATGACAACTACTTCAGTCAGCAGCTGGCCCTACTCCTCCCAGGGAGCACGCTTTATAACTAACCACAGCATCCAATCATCACATGTTTCAGCATCAAATTCTACTGCCTGTTCCATGGATGAAAAATTACTCTCTAGTGTGTTAATAGCATTCTACTCTGTGATTTTCATTGTGGGACTGGTTGGAAATATAATTGCCCTCTATGTATTTCTGGGTATCCACCGCAAAAGAAATTCCATTCAGATTTACCTCCTTAATGTAGCCATTGCAGACCTCTTACTTATCTTCTGCCTCCCTTTCCGAATAATGTATCACATTAACCAAAACAAGTGGACACTAGGTGTGATTCTTTGCAAGGTTGTGGGAACACTATTTTATATGAACATGTACATTAGCATTATTTTGCTTGGATTCATTAGTTTGGATCGCTACATAAAAATCAATCGGTCTATTCAACAACGGAAGGCAATAACAACCAAACAAAGTATTTATGTTTGCTGCACGGTATGGACAGTTGCTCTTGTTGGATTTTTAATGATGATTATTTTAACTCTTAAGAACGGAGGTCATAATTCCACAATGTGTTTCCATTATAGAGATAAGCAGGATGCAAAAGGAGaagcaatttttaatttaattcttgtAGTTATGTTCTGGCTAATTTTCCTACTGATAATCCTTTCATATATTAAGATCGGTAAGAATCTATTGAGGATTTCTAAAAGGAGGTCAAAATTTCCTAATTCTGGTAAATATGCCACTACAGCCCGGAATTCCTTTATTGTGCTTATAATTTTTACCATATGTTTTGTTCCATATCATGCCTTCCGATTTGTCTATATTTCTTCACAGCTAAATGTGCCATCTTGTTATTGGAAGGAAATCGTTCACAAAACCAATGAGATCATGCTGGTTTTTTCATCTTTCAATAGCTGCTTAGATCCAGTCATGTATTTCCTGATGTCTAGTAATATCCGCAAAATAATGTGCCAACTTCTTTCTAGACGATTTCAAGGGGAATCGAGCAGGAGTGAAAGCACGTCAGAATTTAAACCAGGATACTCCCTGCACGAGGGGCCTGCGGCAGCTAAAATTCAGGCTACTTCTTAA